One Lycium barbarum isolate Lr01 chromosome 5, ASM1917538v2, whole genome shotgun sequence genomic window carries:
- the LOC132642071 gene encoding casparian strip membrane protein 2 gives MKAASIELGEASKAKVHGVNRGISVFDLVFRIVALVGTLAGAVAMGTADQALSFSTQVVNFEAQYDDIDAFKFFVVVNAIACGYLALTLPISIFHIMKRRAGNSRVLLIVLDAIMLVFITSGASAAAAIVSLAHNGNPSTNWFSICQQYTDFCQQSAGSLIGSFGAMAMMVFLIILSAIALSRS, from the exons ATGAAGGCGGCATCAATTGAACTTGGAGAAGCATCAAAGGCTAAAGTTCATGGAGTAAACAGAGGGATCTCTGTATTTGATCTTGTTTTTCGTATCGTTGCACTTGTTGGAACCTTAGCAGGTGCAGTGGCAATGGGTACTGCAGATCAAGCACTTTCCTTTAGCACACAGGTTGTAAATTTTGAGGCTCAATATGATGATATCGACGCGTTTAA GTTCTTTGTCGTTGTAAATGCCATAGCTTGTGGATATCTTGCACTTACTCTCCCTATTTCCATCTTTCACATTATGAAAAGAAGAGCAGGAAACAGCAGAGTTTTGCTCATCGTTCTAGATGCG ATAATGCTGGTTTTTATCACATCTGGAGCATCTGCAGCAGCCGCGATTGTGTCTTTGGCACATAATGGGAACCCTTCAACTAATTGGTTTTCGATATGCCAACAGTATACAGATTTCTGTCAGCAGTCTGCTGGATCACTTATTGGCTCTTTCGGAGCAATGGCCATGATGGTTTTCCTTATTATTTTGTCAGCTATCGCGTTATCCAGGAGCTAA
- the LOC132642069 gene encoding photosynthetic NDH subunit of lumenal location 2, chloroplastic isoform X1 → MSTFTNPTTLFHPKITITKNNHTQCRTLPKIQSNLSSDEKKKSCRRKIVTTFLATSLALGLQSTPLALAENWGVRSFLREHFFEPGLSPEDAVARIRQTADGLHSIKEMLETNSWRYVLFYIRLKSAYLKQDMKNALSRVPESRKESFVKTANELTDNMAEFDYYIRTPKVYESRVFYEKTLKSIDELVALLA, encoded by the exons ATGAGCACTTTCACAAATCCTACAACATTGTTCCATCCAAAAATCACCATAACCAAAAACAATCACACACAATGCAGGACATTACCCAAAATCCAATCAAACTTATCTagtgatgaaaaaaaaaaatcctgtaGGAGAAAAATTGTCACAACATTTCTAGCCACTTCATTAGCATTAGGCCTACAATCCACACCATTAGCATTGGCTGAAAATTGGGGCGTTCGATCATTTTTAAGGGAACATTTCTTCGAGCCGGGGTTGTCCCCTGAAGATGCAGTGGCACGAATTCGTCAAACAGCAGATGGACTACATAGTATTAAGGAAATGTTGGAGACCAATTCATGGAGGTATGTCTTGTTTTACATTCGTCTTAAATCGGCTTATCTTAAACAGGATATGAAGAATGCCTTGTCCAGGGTGCCTGAAAGTCGAAAAGAGTCTTTTGTTAAAACTGCCAATGAACTGACTGATAACATGGCTGAG TTTGATTATTACATTCGAACTCCAAAGGTATACGAATCACGTGTATTCTACGAGAAGACGCTGAAATCAATTGATGAGTTGGTGGCATTACTTGCATAA
- the LOC132642069 gene encoding photosynthetic NDH subunit of lumenal location 2, chloroplastic isoform X2, whose amino-acid sequence MSTFTNPTTLFHPKITITKNNHTQCRTLPKIQSNLSSDEKKKSCRRKIVTTFLATSLALGLQSTPLALAENWGVRSFLREHFFEPGLSPEDAVARIRQTADGLHSIKEMLETNSWRVPESRKESFVKTANELTDNMAEFDYYIRTPKVYESRVFYEKTLKSIDELVALLA is encoded by the exons ATGAGCACTTTCACAAATCCTACAACATTGTTCCATCCAAAAATCACCATAACCAAAAACAATCACACACAATGCAGGACATTACCCAAAATCCAATCAAACTTATCTagtgatgaaaaaaaaaaatcctgtaGGAGAAAAATTGTCACAACATTTCTAGCCACTTCATTAGCATTAGGCCTACAATCCACACCATTAGCATTGGCTGAAAATTGGGGCGTTCGATCATTTTTAAGGGAACATTTCTTCGAGCCGGGGTTGTCCCCTGAAGATGCAGTGGCACGAATTCGTCAAACAGCAGATGGACTACATAGTATTAAGGAAATGTTGGAGACCAATTCATGGAG GGTGCCTGAAAGTCGAAAAGAGTCTTTTGTTAAAACTGCCAATGAACTGACTGATAACATGGCTGAG TTTGATTATTACATTCGAACTCCAAAGGTATACGAATCACGTGTATTCTACGAGAAGACGCTGAAATCAATTGATGAGTTGGTGGCATTACTTGCATAA